The following is a genomic window from Nitrospira sp..
ATGACCACCACATCCTTGGGTTTGTCGCCGAACCGGAGGCGAAGACCGCGCGACAACCCGCTGGCCACGCCGTTCTGGTCGCCGTAATTGCCATACACAAACGGAATCGCGGCCTGCGAGATCGCCAATCGGCCGCATCCGGCTGTGCCAACCATAATCGTATCCTCGGGATTCGGAACGGCAATCATCGCGAGACGGATAAAGAGGGTCATGGCACAACCGGCGCACATCGGGTGCTCCTCAAGAATTTCCTTGAAGCTTCCCATCTGGGAAACGGAGATCTTCTTGCCGAACGGACCATGCTCGACCATATCCCGATATTCTTTCGGCATGAACTTCTCGAAGCCGTTTGTAAACTTCACATAATCGAGACTCATCAGGCACCTCCCTTATGTCACTACAACGGTACGCCGTTGCCTATGGTTCAACTCTATCGCGATAAACGAATATGCCCTGCGGGACGAATGAGGATGGACAACACACAACCGCGTCTAACTCTTTCAATTGCGCCACGCATCCTAACAAAGCTGAAAAAAGACTGTCAATTGTATATTCCGCTCAACCCCTCAACTACCAGCGCTTCAAAATACTATAATGTCTCGATATTCAACACAACTTCTCAGAAGGCCCACGACATCCGAAAGAAGGCCTAGGCCCAGCCTGTCTAGGTAGGCCATTCGCCCTAAAAAGAAAATCTCCTGGCGCGCAGACCCAAAAAAATATTTCGACACTCTGTTTGAAATGATACCCGATCATTGCCCATCGCCATCAATCCGGTTAGACTGCCAGCTATGCCACATCGAGTATTGATTCCCGGCGAAGACGATGCCGGAACCCACGCCGGCGGAGTGCATAAGCGCCCGCCGATTCCGGACAACACCGTGAAAGCCGAATGTCCGAAGTTCATGGCCCATGGCCCTTGTGGAGGCGTGCGCAAAGGCGGCTTCTGTGAAGTCTATCCGGACATGAAATGCCCGTGGGTCTCGATGTTTATTGAGCTCGAAAAGATCGGACAGACCGATTGGATGAAACAACTTTAAAAAAAGAGGCGTGACTCGTGAAACGTGACGCAGCGCGACGCACATCGAAAACGACGAAGCTGGGATACAACGAACGGCATGCAAAAAGCGGTATCGCAGCGCCATTGCCTGACATTGAAACATTCCCAAACCAGTACAAGGGCTACGAAATCACGATTGAGATTCCCGAATACACCGCGATCTGCCCCAAAACCAACCTGCCGGACTTCGGCACAGTAACGATCCACTACATGCCGGACAAGGCCTGCCTCGAACTGAAATCACTCAAGATGTACATCCACGCCTATCGCAACCTTGGCATCTTCTATGAAAACGCCGTCAACCGAATTCTCCGCGATGTCGTAAAGTCTTGCAAACCAGCCTGGGCGACCGTCACCGGCGGGTTCACCGCGCGTGGCGGGCTTTCAAGCAAGATCGAAGCACGATACCGCCGCCAATAAATACTCCTTCCAACCATTCGTCAATAACACTCTTCGCACGGCATGCATTCATCAACTCCATAACCTCCGACGAACCTACCCGTTCGAACCCAGCCACCGCTTCACTGCTCCACGCATAACATCTCTACGCAACATCTTCCTAACCGACAGCAACCTCAAGTTACTCACTCTATCCACCGATACCATTCGTGACGAGCCGGAATACTTTGCGTCTTCTAAAGCACCCCTCTGTCCACAGGATTACACCATTATGTCTTTTCGATATATCAGACACAGCACCACCCCAGCCCAACAATGGGTAAGCATACCGTTGACGGCCTTGCTCTTAGGATTCGCGGTGTATGTTTGCGCCTTGCCTGTCTGGGCCACCGAGCCCTCTGTGGCGGATCTCACCGAACTGAGCCTTGAACAACTCATGACCATCGAAGTGACATCCGTCTCCAAGAATGCGCAGCCGCTCGCACAGGCAGCCGCGGCCGTGTTCGTCATTTCACAGGAAGACATCAGACGGTCGGGAGTGAGGACCATTCCAGAAGCCTTGCGCATGGTGCCAGGCATTCAAGTCGCTCGCATCGATTCTCGCCGATGGGCCGTCAGCTCCCGAGGGTTTAATGGAGAGTTCTCGAACAAATTGTTGGTCTTGATGGACGGTCGAACTGTCTACACCCCGCTCTTCTCGGGCGTGTTTTGGGATGTCCAGGACACAGGCCTGGAAGATATCGACCGCATTGAAATCATCCGCGGCCCCGGAGCCACACTCTGGGGCGCGAATGCCGTCAACGGTGTCATCAACATCATTACGAAAAAGGCCAAGGACACTCAGGGACTTCTCGTGATGGCCGGAGCCGGTACGGAAGAACGGGGATTCACCGCTCTGCGCTATGGCGGATCACTCGGAACCGACACGCAATTCCGCATCTATGGGAAATATTTCGACCGGGATGACTTTGCCCGAAGCAACGGCGACCGGGCGGCCGATGGCTGGCGCAATACGAGAGGCGGATTTCGTGTGGATCACGACGCCTCCACTCGCGATAGCGTAACCATCCAGGGAGACTATTACAGCGGCTCTGCCGGGGCAGATTTCCAGGAACCCCTCTTAGCTGCGCCCTTCAGTCAAAATGTGCTGAGCAAATGGGCTTATGCCGGCGGAAATCTTCTGTCGCGATGGAAACATTCGTTCGCCGATGGATCCTCCTTCGTCCTGCAGACGTACTACGACAGGACCGAACGCGAGAGCGCCCTCTTTGGCGAACGGCGGGACACCATCGATCTCGACGCCCAGCATACGTTCGCCTGGGGCAACGTCCAACGAGTGGTGTGGGGGCTCGGATATCGGTTTACGAACGATCAGCTCGTCAATACCTCGACCCTACAGTTCACGCCCTACAGTCGATTCGTCAGCACCTTCAGCGGATTTGCCCAAGACGAAATTACAATCATCCCCGATACCGTGGCCTTCATCGCGGGCACAAAGCTCGAACACAACGACTACACCGGCTTCGTCGTCCAACCGAGCGGCCGTCTGCGCTGGACCCCGACCCATAACCTGACCATCTGGGGAGCAGTCTCGCGGGGCATCCGCACCCCATCGCGCGCTGAAGACGACGTCCGTGTCAATCAACGCGCGCTGCCTCCCAATGCACTCTCCCCTGGCTCTCCAGTCGCCCTGGTCTCCCTGCTCGGCGACCGGGGATTCCAGGCCGAAACCCTGGCCGCGTACGAACTCGGAACCCGTTATCAACCCATCGAATCGCTCTCGATCGATATCGCCGCCTTTTACAACCACTACGACAACCTTCGAAGCTTTGAACCGGGTACGCCGTTTGTGGAAGCCAGCCCTTCACCGGTCCATCTCGTCGTACCGCTGAGAACGAGCAATAAACTCGCCGCAGAAACACACGGCATCGAAGCCTCTACCGACTGGCGTCCGCTGGAATGGTGGCGCCTCCAGACGTCGTATACCTATCTGAACATTCGAATGCTGACTGGCAGTTCATTGGATCCCACAAGAGCAAATGCGAATGGAGAAAGTCCTCAACACCAGGTCTCGGTCCGTTCACTCATGCGACTGCCCGGCAATCTGGAGCTCGACCTCTGGGGCCGCTATACCGATCGACTGCCTGCGATCGCCATTCCCGGATACTTTAACCTCGATGTGCGGCTCGGCTGGCGGCCAGTCAAGAATCTTGAGATCTCCGTCGTCGGGCAAAACCTCCTGGATACCCGTCACCCCGAATTCAGCTCGACCACCGTCCCGCTGAATGGATCGGAAATCCAACGAGGCGCCTATGTAAAAGTCGTGTGGCGGTACTAACGCGCGACCCAGAATTCCGAACGGGGTCGGGATAAGTGCAGATTGCAGCCAGGCAGTGGAGTGCGTTGATACAGGTGACATGGCACGGTTAAATCATCATACACTGGCGCGCGGCCGAACGCATCTTGCGAGGCGGCAAGCGACGGCTATCGAGCCCCAGCGCGCACGCACTGGCGGATGCAGATGGCTGGCGCTGACCATTGCGCTCGCCCTGCTCTTGCCGGCAGGAGAATCTCTGCACGCGCAACCGGCGGGATCCGCCGAATATCTGCTGAAAGCCGCCTTCCTCTATAACATCGCCAAGTTTGTGGAATGGCCGGTCGCGGCAACTCCTGACGGCTCTGCCCCCATCACCTTCTGCATGGTCGGCGAGGCCTTCGGCGACGCCATCAACAGCGTGGACGGCAAGCAGATTCAGGGGCGCCCCATTGCCATCAAACGAGACCCTTCGATCCAATCCGTGAAAGACTGCCACCTGCTCTTTATCAGCGAGACGGAATTCGGCAAGAGCGCCGCCACGCTCGCCGCCGTGAAGGGAAACCCTGTGCTCACCGTCTGCGATGCCGCTCAATGCGCCGAACAGGGAGTTATGGTCAACCTGCAATTGACCGATAATAAAGTGAAGTTGGAGATCAATGTGGACGCGGTGCAGCTGGCCCCCATCAAAATCAGCTCGCAACTCATGAAACTCGCGCGCCTGGTTCCCCACAACCGATAGGACTCCATTTCGATGATTGCCTTTCGTCATTGGCCCATTCACAAGAAACTAACCGCCATCACCATGGCCGTGAGCGGGCTGGTGCTCCTCCTCGCCTCCACCTCATTGGTCCTCAACGATCGCGCCACCGCCCGCGAGGCGCTGGGGCAGGAAATGGCGGCATTAGCGGATCTCGTCGGCGCCAATAGCACGGCCGCCATCACCTTCGACGACAAAAAAGCCGCACTGGAAACGCTCCAGGCGCTTGCACACCATCCGGATTTGCTGCTCGCGGCCACGTATAATCGCGCCGGCGAGCTATTCGCCGTGTATCGTCCAGAAGCGTCACAGATTGAAGCGCCTCCCATTCTGCACCAGAGCACCTCTTCGCAAGTCTTCGAACGCACCAGGCTGCACGTCGTGCATCCGATCACACTCGACCAAGAGCAGCTTGGATCCGTCTACATCCTCACGAGCCTTCAGCCCCTGCAAGACCGGCTGTTTCGAACCATCGCCATTGCAACAGGGTTTATGCTTGCGTCGAGTCTCGTCACCTATGCGATCTCGCGCCGTCTCCACCGCCTGGTGTCCGATCCATTGCACGCACTCGCCTCGACCATGCATCGCGTGTCGGACGAACATAATTACACGCTGCGCGCGCACACTCCGAGCGCGCAGGATGAAATCGGCGTCCTGGCGGACGGCTTCAACCACATGCTGGCGCAAATCCAAGACCGCGATGAGCAGCTGAACGCCTACCGACGCGGGCTTGAGCAACAGGTCTTGCAGCGCACTGAAGAACTCTCTCGCACCATCGACGATCTCGAAACGGCCAAGGCCGCCGCTGAAGCCGCCAGC
Proteins encoded in this region:
- a CDS encoding NADPH-dependent 7-cyano-7-deazaguanine reductase (MaGe:77309207) gives rise to the protein MKRDAARRTSKTTKLGYNERHAKSGIAAPLPDIETFPNQYKGYEITIEIPEYTAICPKTNLPDFGTVTIHYMPDKACLELKSLKMYIHAYRNLGIFYENAVNRILRDVVKSCKPAWATVTGGFTARGGLSSKIEARYRRQ
- a CDS encoding TonB-dependent receptor (MaGe:77309208) translates to MSFRYIRHSTTPAQQWVSIPLTALLLGFAVYVCALPVWATEPSVADLTELSLEQLMTIEVTSVSKNAQPLAQAAAAVFVISQEDIRRSGVRTIPEALRMVPGIQVARIDSRRWAVSSRGFNGEFSNKLLVLMDGRTVYTPLFSGVFWDVQDTGLEDIDRIEIIRGPGATLWGANAVNGVINIITKKAKDTQGLLVMAGAGTEERGFTALRYGGSLGTDTQFRIYGKYFDRDDFARSNGDRAADGWRNTRGGFRVDHDASTRDSVTIQGDYYSGSAGADFQEPLLAAPFSQNVLSKWAYAGGNLLSRWKHSFADGSSFVLQTYYDRTERESALFGERRDTIDLDAQHTFAWGNVQRVVWGLGYRFTNDQLVNTSTLQFTPYSRFVSTFSGFAQDEITIIPDTVAFIAGTKLEHNDYTGFVVQPSGRLRWTPTHNLTIWGAVSRGIRTPSRAEDDVRVNQRALPPNALSPGSPVALVSLLGDRGFQAETLAAYELGTRYQPIESLSIDIAAFYNHYDNLRSFEPGTPFVEASPSPVHLVVPLRTSNKLAAETHGIEASTDWRPLEWWRLQTSYTYLNIRMLTGSSLDPTRANANGESPQHQVSVRSLMRLPGNLELDLWGRYTDRLPAIAIPGYFNLDVRLGWRPVKNLEISVVGQNLLDTRHPEFSSTTVPLNGSEIQRGAYVKVVWRY
- a CDS encoding hypothetical protein (Evidence 5 : Unknown function; MaGe:77309209), translated to MARLNHHTLARGRTHLARRQATAIEPQRARTGGCRWLALTIALALLLPAGESLHAQPAGSAEYLLKAAFLYNIAKFVEWPVAATPDGSAPITFCMVGEAFGDAINSVDGKQIQGRPIAIKRDPSIQSVKDCHLLFISETEFGKSAATLAAVKGNPVLTVCDAAQCAEQGVMVNLQLTDNKVKLEINVDAVQLAPIKISSQLMKLARLVPHNR
- a CDS encoding MTHFRC domain-containing protein (MaGe:77309206) — encoded protein: MPHRVLIPGEDDAGTHAGGVHKRPPIPDNTVKAECPKFMAHGPCGGVRKGGFCEVYPDMKCPWVSMFIELEKIGQTDWMKQL